The Stigmatella ashevillena genomic sequence ATCTTGAGGAACTCTGCCCATGACGCTCAGAGCTGTTGCTGTCTCCGCGCCGGATTGGATTGAGGGCTCCAAAGATTCCCGCGCGTTGAACAGCCGGGATCCAGCGAGTCTTTTCAATGCTTGCCGTTACGCTGCTCTCAAAACATTCGACCCATCGAGTTCATGGTCTTCCAGCAACTGGGTGGGAACGCGCGTGGAGCGGCGCTCCAAGGTCCTGCTCATGTACTCGCTCGACGACATGCCTGCCTTCGCAGGGCTCCTGCAGCGCGAGCAGCCCAACCTCCTCCTGATAGGTGCCATGACGCTGTGCCTGCCAGGAGCGGTGGCCTGCGCCGAGGTCGCCAAAGAGATTCTCGGCGACCGTGTCCTTGTCGTCCTGGGAGGACGGCACGCAAGCGAGTCCATGTACCTGGAGCGTCACCACGCCCGCACGCCGGACAACGTCCGGCATCACCCCAGCTCCCCTCTGCACCTCATGGCCTCCGGCCGCATCCCGCGGGTGTTCGATCTGGTCGTCGCCGGGGATGGCGAACATCTGATCGCCGCCTTGGGAGAGGCAGTCGCGCAGGCCGAGCAAGAAAGTGGCGTGAGTTTGCCTCGCGCTGTCCTGGAGCGGCTCGACCCTCGAACCCCAGGCGACTGGATCGCCGGAACACTCGAAGGGGAGACTTCCAGGGTCTTGCTCAGCGCCAGGAGCCCCATCCACTACGCAAGCCTGCCCTCTCCGGTCCGGATGTTCGGAGCCGCCGCCGCCTTCTCCGTTTTCGGAGGGAGGATCACGGCCCACGCCTTCAGCGATACGGGGCGCGGGTGCGTTTACGACTGCGCCTTCTGCAGCGAGCGCAGCTCCGTGACCGGCGGCTTGCAGGACCCGATGAACGCGGCGGCACGGCTCTACCGGCAGCTCGACGAGGCCGTCTCCGTCATCTCCGAGGATCATCCGGCCCGGGGCGCCAGCGCGTTCGTGGAGGATTCGGTCATCCTGGGCGGGAGCCCGCGGCTCGTGGACCAACTCGCGGAGCGGATGGAAGCAGACCCGCTGGACATTGCCTTCGGCGCCCAATTGACGATCGATCAGATCCTGACCCGCCGGGCCCAGCTCACCCGGATGGCACGGCTCGGCCTTCGCTATGTCTTCGTCGGCATCGAAACGCTGGTGCCAGAAACCATTGGGGGCATGAGCAAGGATCTCGGCCACAAGCGGGCCTCCTGGCTCTCCCGCATCCACCAAGCGATGGAGCTTCTGCGCGACCAAGGCATTCACTGCGGCTGCGCGATCCTCTTTGGATTGGGCGAGCCGCAGGAGCGCCGTCTGGAACTCTTGGAAGTGCTCCGGGCCATGCGCGGCCAGTACGGCATGCCGGAGCCCATCAGCGCGAACTGGGCGGTGCAGCACCCGTTGTGCGGACAGGACGGCGGGGCGGGATACGACTACACCGAGTGGGGGACACCCCCAGGCCCCTTCCTGGAATGCTTCCACCGTTTTGGCGAAGCATCCGTGCGCTACCCCCTGCCTCAGGTGGGGGCACCGCTGCTGCATGAAGTCAAAGAGGTGACGTCCCTGCTGGACACCCTGGCCATGCCCCCTCCATCCAGAGCATCGCGGCTGGTAGAAGAACGCCTGTGACCCACAAGGCCCATCGTGCAGCCCAGGCGGGACTCTTCCCCGTTGGCAACGTCGAGATTCCGGTCCTGCCGACCATCCACGCGACCACGGTCCTGTTTCCGGACACACGCGCCCTTGCGCCGCTCGATCGCGACTCGCTCAGCCGGTCTGGGGGCAGCCCCTACGACAACTTCTATTACGGCGGCGTGGGAACACCCACCACGGAGGCGTTCAGCAGGACCGTCGCCGGGCTGGAGGGAGGAACCCATGCGGTGCTGGCCCCTTCGGGGCAGAGCGCCCTGGTCG encodes the following:
- a CDS encoding B12-binding domain/radical SAM domain-containing protein, with protein sequence MTLRAVAVSAPDWIEGSKDSRALNSRDPASLFNACRYAALKTFDPSSSWSSSNWVGTRVERRSKVLLMYSLDDMPAFAGLLQREQPNLLLIGAMTLCLPGAVACAEVAKEILGDRVLVVLGGRHASESMYLERHHARTPDNVRHHPSSPLHLMASGRIPRVFDLVVAGDGEHLIAALGEAVAQAEQESGVSLPRAVLERLDPRTPGDWIAGTLEGETSRVLLSARSPIHYASLPSPVRMFGAAAAFSVFGGRITAHAFSDTGRGCVYDCAFCSERSSVTGGLQDPMNAAARLYRQLDEAVSVISEDHPARGASAFVEDSVILGGSPRLVDQLAERMEADPLDIAFGAQLTIDQILTRRAQLTRMARLGLRYVFVGIETLVPETIGGMSKDLGHKRASWLSRIHQAMELLRDQGIHCGCAILFGLGEPQERRLELLEVLRAMRGQYGMPEPISANWAVQHPLCGQDGGAGYDYTEWGTPPGPFLECFHRFGEASVRYPLPQVGAPLLHEVKEVTSLLDTLAMPPPSRASRLVEERL